One Solanum lycopersicum chromosome 4, SLM_r2.1 DNA window includes the following coding sequences:
- the LOC101254480 gene encoding sterol carrier protein 2 — protein MAETSTQLKSDAIFDQLKLHLSTDAGKELIKKIGLVYQINIAPKKIGFNEKVYVVDLKKGETKEGPYEGGKPDATFSFTDGDFVKIATGKMNPQIAFMRGAMKIKGSISAAQKFTPDIFPKPSKM, from the exons ATGGCCGAAACTTCTACTCAGCTCAAATCAGATGCTATATTCGATCAATTGAAACTTCATCTTTCTACTGATGCTGGCAAGGAACTCATTAAGAAAATTGGTCTCGTTTACCAAATCAACATCGCACCTAAG AAAATTGGATTCAATGAGAAGGTGTATGTTGTTGATCTGAAAAAGGGAGAAACAAAGGAAG GGCCATATGAAGGTGGGAAGCCTGATGCAACTTTTTCATTTACGGATGGTGATTTTGTGAAGATTGCCACTGGGAAAATGAACCCTCAAATTGCTTTTATGAG GGGTGCGATGAAGATTAAGGGAAGCATAAGTGCAGCTCAGAAATTCACACCTGATATTTTCCCTAAGCCTTCAAAGATGTGA